Sequence from the bacterium genome:
ATGAAAATTTAACTTGACAATCTGTAATAGATGAAGTGTATTTTAAAACAATGAGTTTATTTATCTTTCTTTTTATCTTTGCAATTTCTACGCAAATTGAGAAAAAATTGCAGACACGCGACTTTGTAATAGTGCCCACTAAGGAAAAGAGTATTTACGATATATATGAAGGGTGTAAGAAAGCAGATGAACCTATCTTTGTAACACAAGACCTTATTTTACATACTACTCACATATTTTTTGACTATACACTACGGATACTTGAAATTGATAACCTGAAACCAAAACTTGATACACTTACGATAAAGATGTTTGAATTAAGTATGAGTCAAGCAAAACAGTTAAAGTATGAACCTACAAAACTATCTGCTCTTAAGAATGTTGCCTTCTTTGGGGTAGCAGCTAAATTGCTTGGAATGGAACTACATGAGAGATTACCTGAGAGTGTGGGACAAGAGATTGAGCGTGAACTTGAACTAATTGAAGCCCATACTGGCACTTTTCATTCACCAATTTTTGGCTATCGTGAAGATTACACCCAATACATACCACGTGGCCACTATACACGAAACAATGAATTTGAGCGCTATTTTAAAGCAATGATGTGGTATGGCCGTATAGGATTTTATCTTCAACCCCATCCAACTATGTATTATCCTAAAGAAGTAAATTCAATTAAAGAAGGATTAAAGCTTACAAGAATGGCACTCCTAATAACAAAAATTGTTAAATCATCGTCTGAATTAGCAAGACTTTGGGACGAGATATATAAGCCAACAATATTCTTTACAGGAAGAGCTGAAGACTTTACTATCCACGATTATAGTCCATTTGTAGATGATATAGACCTATCTTCAGATTCTTCAATTCTTCTATTTATAGACAAGGCAAAAACATTGCCACAGCCTAAGATTATATCAACTGCAGTTGCAGATACAGTTGGACTACAGGGATTTAGATTTATGGGACAGCGGTTTATACCTGATTCATATATATTACAAAATCTTGTCTATTCAAAAGTAACTCGCTACACTGGGAGTGGTAACCCCTTTACACTTGAGATGACTCTTCTCGGTCCAATGCGTTGCTTTCCCAGGGCGCTTGATGTTATGTGGGTGTTTGGGAGTGAGGCTGCTGGAGACATATTGAAGGAAGAGGGTGATACAGATTATATAGATTATATCAGTCAAGTTAATAAACTAAAAGAAGAGTTTGCAAAATTGCCTGTATCTCAGTGGAAAGACAACCTTTATTGGAGGTTATTATACGCTGTTAAATTACTTGTAACACATCCACATAAGGGATATCCAAGCTTTATGCAATCAAGACTCTGGAGGCTGAAAGAGCTTAACACTGCATTAGGAGCATGGGCAGAGTTACGCCATGATACTATCCTTTACGCAAAGCAAAGCTATACAGTAGAAGCATTAAGTATACCGAGACCCATAGAACTCACTAAAGGATGGGTTGAGCCATATCCTGAGATTTACAGGTGGATAAGTGAACTTGTGAACGAACTTGCTAAAATTGGTGGATACCCAATTGAAGTTAAAAATAAGATAATTAGTTTTTCTGAAATCTTAATAAGACTCAGTGAAATTTCAAATAAGGAACTTAATGGGAAAGAGCTTTCAGATGATGACTATAAACTTATATGGAATATTGGTAGTATTCTTAAAAATGTGACCCAGTTTTCGACCCAACTAATGAGTAGGATTACTTCAGGAACTGACGAAAATATGGCTGTAGTCGCAGATGTTCATACGGACACAAATTCTAAAAAGGTGCTTGAGGAAGGAATTGGATATCCATCTGTAATCTATGTTAAACTACCGGATAAAAGAATATTGAAGGGTAGTGTATTTTC
This genomic interval carries:
- a CDS encoding DUF3160 domain-containing protein yields the protein MSLFIFLFIFAISTQIEKKLQTRDFVIVPTKEKSIYDIYEGCKKADEPIFVTQDLILHTTHIFFDYTLRILEIDNLKPKLDTLTIKMFELSMSQAKQLKYEPTKLSALKNVAFFGVAAKLLGMELHERLPESVGQEIERELELIEAHTGTFHSPIFGYREDYTQYIPRGHYTRNNEFERYFKAMMWYGRIGFYLQPHPTMYYPKEVNSIKEGLKLTRMALLITKIVKSSSELARLWDEIYKPTIFFTGRAEDFTIHDYSPFVDDIDLSSDSSILLFIDKAKTLPQPKIISTAVADTVGLQGFRFMGQRFIPDSYILQNLVYSKVTRYTGSGNPFTLEMTLLGPMRCFPRALDVMWVFGSEAAGDILKEEGDTDYIDYISQVNKLKEEFAKLPVSQWKDNLYWRLLYAVKLLVTHPHKGYPSFMQSRLWRLKELNTALGAWAELRHDTILYAKQSYTVEALSIPRPIELTKGWVEPYPEIYRWISELVNELAKIGGYPIEVKNKIISFSEILIRLSEISNKELNGKELSDDDYKLIWNIGSILKNVTQFSTQLMSRITSGTDENMAVVADVHTDTNSKKVLEEGIGYPSVIYVKLPDKRILKGSVFSYYEFKLGLADRLTDETWQEQIEEKPPQLQKWLLPLMSF